One window of Aerococcus tenax genomic DNA carries:
- a CDS encoding IS1182 family transposase, with translation MYIQYNMNQTTLPLELSACIDPDHIVFSIYNFIESLDEKHFESFSTQDGRPAYHPKPLIMALLYAYSKGVFSGRKIEELMVENIPMQWLVAQQVISYRTINRFRSSENCRCLLENLFVEFTTQLKLEKLIHLENCFIDGTKIEANANKYSFVWKKATEKYAEQLKVTSREYYFNEIQPMVDAGIQYDENLDLEENMLQEISKVLKEEIDKLTEDIEETPVKGPDQRKQERRRLKKHYRKVSKDFLPRKQKYAKQFETFNGRNSYSKTDPDATFMRMKDDHMMNGQLKAGYNIQVATENQFVLHYDIFHNPTDTRTLQPFVESFPNFPKCIIADAGYGSEENLTYLDNHKINHLIKYNRFDKEQKKKHKKSAKNMDNWSYDKQSNTFTHPDGTVYFFSHLQKRKNKMSGYISEIQVYKPLDPKNAPQKALYYNKNYQELKNIETQKLLSEEGSKLFSKRKIDVEPVFGQIKAILGFTRFNLRGKTRVKTDVGLAFMANNLKKYNKIKAIK, from the coding sequence GTGTACATACAATATAACATGAATCAAACAACACTTCCACTAGAATTATCTGCATGTATCGATCCAGATCATATTGTATTTTCAATCTATAATTTTATTGAATCTCTGGATGAAAAACATTTTGAAAGCTTCAGTACCCAGGACGGACGTCCTGCCTATCATCCAAAACCTTTAATTATGGCGCTTTTATACGCTTATAGTAAAGGCGTATTTAGTGGAAGAAAAATAGAAGAATTAATGGTTGAAAATATACCCATGCAGTGGCTAGTCGCTCAACAAGTTATTAGCTATCGAACGATTAATCGCTTCCGTTCCTCAGAAAATTGTAGATGTTTATTAGAAAATTTATTCGTTGAGTTTACCACTCAGTTAAAGTTAGAGAAATTAATTCATTTAGAAAATTGCTTTATAGATGGAACTAAAATTGAAGCGAATGCCAATAAATATTCTTTTGTTTGGAAAAAGGCAACTGAAAAATATGCAGAGCAATTAAAAGTGACTTCACGTGAATATTACTTTAATGAAATTCAACCGATGGTTGATGCTGGCATCCAATATGATGAAAATTTAGATCTAGAAGAAAATATGCTTCAAGAGATATCTAAAGTTCTTAAGGAAGAAATCGATAAACTCACTGAAGATATTGAGGAAACTCCTGTAAAAGGGCCAGATCAACGTAAACAAGAACGTCGTCGTTTGAAAAAACATTACCGTAAAGTGAGTAAAGATTTTCTACCCCGCAAACAAAAGTATGCCAAACAGTTTGAAACATTTAACGGAAGAAACAGCTATTCAAAAACAGATCCTGATGCTACGTTCATGCGAATGAAAGATGATCATATGATGAATGGGCAATTGAAAGCGGGATACAATATCCAAGTAGCGACTGAAAACCAGTTTGTCCTTCATTATGATATTTTCCACAATCCGACGGACACGCGGACTTTACAACCCTTTGTTGAAAGTTTCCCTAATTTCCCGAAATGCATTATAGCTGATGCTGGTTATGGTAGCGAAGAAAACCTTACTTATTTAGATAACCATAAAATTAACCATTTGATTAAATATAATCGGTTTGATAAAGAGCAGAAAAAGAAACATAAAAAATCAGCTAAAAATATGGATAATTGGAGTTACGATAAGCAAAGTAATACGTTTACACATCCTGACGGCACGGTTTATTTCTTTAGTCATCTCCAAAAACGAAAAAATAAAATGAGTGGTTATATTTCTGAAATTCAGGTTTATAAGCCTTTGGACCCAAAAAATGCGCCGCAAAAGGCGCTTTACTATAATAAAAACTATCAGGAATTAAAGAATATAGAAACACAGAAGCTTTTATCTGAAGAAGGATCTAAGCTCTTTTCCAAACGGAAAATTGACGTTGAACCAGTTTTTGGCCAGATAAAGGCTATTTTAGGGTTCACTCGATTTAACCTCAGAGGGAAAACAAGGGTTAAAACTGATGTTGGATTGGCCTTCATGGCCAATAATTTGAAAAAATATAACAAAATAAAAGCAATAAAATAA